The following proteins are co-located in the Lepisosteus oculatus isolate fLepOcu1 chromosome 9, fLepOcu1.hap2, whole genome shotgun sequence genome:
- the cbx2 gene encoding chromobox protein homolog 2: MEELSAVGEQVFDAECILNKRLRKGKLEYLVKWRGWSSKHNSWEPEENILDPRLLAAFHKREQEKEILFRKRGKRPRGRPRKNMETSAPVVAKSSSSSSSSSSSSSSSSSSSSSSSTSSSDEDNDPETKPGPRSRELHPVPQKKAQILVAKPEPVKKKRGRKALPPELKALRQSKSPRKALKTAAKDSPVEPKVGIKKPLQPASFTYTGLSRGTRDFISGSSQGGGSFTQGSSVKSSLNTTGANRPVATASPSLGRLATNKNASDFKLSVSDVGSSAGLDSKSAASKSSGVAALNLHNSKLSSSNQGAPQTPLGSPNGQKKQEGPGQNPVARLSSSKPAAVPSPSKGSTNQALSLQALNLQSVNKTAQSSTPSGNGTTQGSSLKNTGSPIRKTMGSTARHTNSSGQNVPTTGNQHPVPRNSQPGGDAGKLEENSNKGPVEGEKQNKRTGKVEKSFSQNNQSADGGSNKPRQERTSSKDSSKPTKVLSEMSTGEDETSSDSDQDSHFSSNRQNMSIAVQTSQDWKPTRSLIEHVFVTDVTANLVTVTVKESPTSVGFFNIRHY; the protein is encoded by the exons ATGGAGGAGTTGAGCGCCGTGGGAGAACAGGTTTTTGATGCTGAATGCATCCTTAACAAAAGGCTCAGAAAG GGAAAGTTGGAGTATCTGGTGAAGTGGAGGGGGTGGTCATCTAA acACAATAGCTGGGAGCCTGAGGAGAACATCCTTGATCCAAGACTGCTGGCTGCATTTCATAAGAG ggaacaggaaaaggaaattTTATTCCGCAAAAGAGGAAAAAGGCCCAGGGGAAGGCCACGGAAAAACATG GAAACATCGGCTCCTGTAGTAGCAAAATCAAGCAGCTCTTCctcatcatcatcttcatcaagtTCGTCTTCGTCCTCTTCCTCTTCGTCCTCTTCGACGTCCTCCTCCGATGAAGACAATGACCCCGAGACAAAGCCGGGTCCGCGGAGCCGTGAACTCCACCCAGTGCCACAGAAGAAAGCTCAGATACTTGTTGCAAAGCCAGAGCCAGTGAAGAAGAAAAGAGGAAGGAAAGCCCTCCCCCCAGAGCTGAAGGCACTTAGACAGAGCAAGAGTCCCCGCAAGGCTTTAAAGACAGCCGCTAAAGACTCTCCTGTCGAGCCAAAAGTTGGCATCAAGAAGCCACTTCAGCCAGCTAGCTTCACTTACACAGGATTGAGCAGAGGTACAAGGGACTTTATCTCTGGCAGTTCTCAAGGCGGGGGCTCTTTCACACAAGGCAGCTCTGTGAAAAGCTCTTTGAATACAACTGGAGCCAACCGGCCTGTGGCCACAGCCAGCCCTTCCCTTGGCAGACTGGCTACAAACAAGAATGCTTCAGACTTCAAACTGTCTGTTTCTGACGTAGGTAGTAGCGCAGGGTTAGACTCGAAAAGTGCTGCCTCCAAGTCCTCTGGAGTTGCAGCACTTAATTTACACAATTCAAAACTATCCAGCAGCAATCAGGGTGCCCCCCAGACGCCTCTCGGATCTCCAAATGGGCAGAAGAAGCAAGAGGGGCCTGGGCAGAATCCCGTGGCACGGCTCTCGAGCAGCAAGCCAGCTGCTGTACCCTCCCCTTCGAAAGGCAGCACCAACCAGGCACTAAGCCTGCAGGCACTAAACCTACAGAGTGTGAACAAGACGGCACAGAGTAGCACCCCCTCAGGGAATGGCACCACTCAGGGATCAAGCCTGAAGAACACAGGAAGTCCAATCAGAAAAACTATGGGTAGTACCGCTAGGCATACGAACAGCTCAGGACAAAATGTCCCAACTACAGGGAACCAGCATCCTGTACCAAGAAACAGCCAACCTGGAGGAGATGCTGGAAAGCTTGAAGAAAACAGTAACAAGGGTCCAGTTGAAGGTGAAAAGCAGAACAAAAGGACTGGGAAAGTGGAAAAGAGCTTTTCTCAGAATAACCAGTCAGCAGATGGTGGAAGCAACAAGCCAAGGCAAGAGAGGACATCTTCGAAGGACAGCAGCAAACCTACAAAGGTCCTGAGCGAGATGAGCACTGGGGAGGATGAGACCAGTTCCGACTCAGACCAGGATTCCCACTTCTCCAGTAACAGGCAGAACATGTCCATTGCTGTGCAGACCAGCCAGGACTGGAAGCCCACACGCAGCCTGATTGAGCATGTCTTCGTCACTGATGTCACAGCTAACTTGGTCACTGTGACAGTCAAGGAGTCCCCAACCAGTGTTGGGTTTTTTAACATCCGGCATTACTGA